The Streptomyces kanamyceticus genome window below encodes:
- a CDS encoding flavin reductase family protein, translating to MGHAGMAATAVRYLRSVGAPTTTGPVETSPAAAGPYPGAPPRPRLRAVGDDERAPLDPGEFRRVLGNFATGVTVVTAPAADGEAGPAGFACQSFSSLSLDPPLVSFMVARTSTTWPRIARAGVFCVNVLGADQGELCRGFAVSGADKFAGVVYDAAPVSGSPRLTGAPAWIDCTVQAVHTGGDHLIVVGRVDALGTDSADADGEPLLFHRGKFGRFTT from the coding sequence ATGGGACACGCAGGGATGGCGGCCACCGCCGTCCGATACCTCAGGTCGGTCGGGGCCCCCACCACTACGGGGCCCGTCGAAACTTCCCCGGCCGCCGCCGGGCCGTACCCGGGCGCGCCGCCGCGCCCCCGACTGCGCGCGGTCGGCGACGACGAGCGGGCGCCGCTCGATCCGGGCGAATTCCGGCGTGTGCTGGGGAACTTCGCGACGGGCGTGACCGTTGTCACCGCACCCGCCGCGGACGGCGAGGCGGGCCCCGCCGGTTTCGCCTGCCAGTCCTTCTCCTCGCTCTCCCTCGACCCGCCGCTGGTCTCCTTCATGGTCGCGCGTACGTCGACGACGTGGCCCCGGATCGCGCGCGCGGGCGTCTTCTGCGTGAACGTCCTGGGCGCCGACCAGGGCGAGCTCTGCCGCGGCTTCGCGGTGAGCGGCGCCGACAAGTTCGCCGGGGTGGTCTACGACGCGGCCCCGGTGTCCGGTTCGCCGCGCCTCACCGGTGCGCCCGCCTGGATCGACTGCACGGTCCAGGCCGTGCACACCGGCGGCGACCACCTGATCGTGGTCGGCCGCGTCGACGCGCTCGGCACCGACTCCGCCGATGCCGACGGAGAGCCGCTGCTCTTCCACCGCGGCAAGTTCGGCCGGTTCACGACCTGA
- a CDS encoding enoyl-CoA hydratase/isomerase family protein encodes MTPSPEAPRDPLDSLILHTTDNGVSWITLNRPDAMNAVTWDQRERVISLLSDASADPAVRAVVITATGKGFCAGADLRGAPATGERVPGDVARTIKRGAQRLIAAVLDCEKPVIAAVNGTAAGIGAHLAFACDLVIAAEPAKFIEVFVRRGLVPDGGGAYLLPRLIGPQRAKELMFFGDAVSAADAERLGLVNRVVPADELEKTAREWAERLAAGPTRALAMTKQLVNAALESDRATAFAAEAAAQEINMTTADSNEGVASFVERRSPSYEGR; translated from the coding sequence ATGACACCCTCCCCCGAAGCCCCCCGCGATCCCCTCGACTCATTGATACTCCACACCACTGACAACGGCGTCTCGTGGATCACGCTCAACCGTCCCGATGCCATGAACGCCGTCACCTGGGACCAGCGCGAACGCGTCATCTCGCTGCTCTCCGACGCCTCGGCCGACCCCGCCGTGCGGGCCGTGGTGATCACCGCGACCGGCAAGGGGTTCTGCGCGGGCGCCGACCTGCGCGGCGCGCCCGCCACCGGTGAGCGCGTGCCGGGCGACGTCGCCCGCACCATCAAGCGGGGCGCGCAGCGGCTGATCGCCGCGGTCCTCGACTGCGAGAAGCCGGTGATCGCCGCGGTGAACGGGACCGCGGCGGGCATCGGCGCCCATCTGGCGTTCGCCTGCGATCTGGTCATCGCCGCCGAACCCGCGAAGTTCATCGAGGTGTTCGTGCGCCGCGGCCTCGTGCCGGACGGCGGCGGCGCCTATCTGCTGCCCCGGCTCATCGGGCCGCAGCGCGCCAAGGAGCTGATGTTCTTCGGGGACGCGGTGTCCGCGGCGGACGCCGAGCGGCTGGGGCTCGTCAATCGCGTGGTGCCCGCCGACGAGCTGGAGAAGACGGCCCGGGAGTGGGCGGAGCGCCTGGCCGCCGGGCCGACGCGCGCGCTCGCGATGACCAAGCAACTGGTCAACGCCGCGCTGGAGTCGGACCGCGCCACGGCGTTCGCCGCCGAGGCCGCGGCGCAGGAGATCAACATGACCACGGCGGACTCGAACGAGGGCGTGGCGAGCTTTGTGGAGCGCCGGTCGCCGTCGTACGAAGGGCGTTGA
- a CDS encoding acetate--CoA ligase family protein, protein MLGSTHGTFTTDPRRAHVVACGELPPPAVHGRAATADDLDVSGRPLHSDVPDLDRFFRPESVAVIGASDAEGRPNTGITRQLIAWSERVGARLHPVHPTRQSVFGIPCFPSVADLPEQVDLAVLLVGDPGPVIEQLAEEKVRFAVAFASGFAETGEAGAAAQARLAAAVGRSGLRLLGPNTNLNAFERFRDDLEGPAIALITQSGHQGRPVFTMQELGVRLSHWAPTGNEADLETADFISYFAERPEVGAIACYVEGLKDGRSFLLAADRAARRGVPVVAVKVGRTETGARMAASHTGKLTGADAVVDAAMRQFGVIRVDGLDELQDTSALLARARRPSADGVVVYSISGGTGAHFSDLASERGLRLPTLSAAKQAELHQWIPEYLNVANPVDNGGHPVGDWRGRKIIDAILDDPEVGVLICPITGPFPPMSDKLAQDLVDAAEQTDKLVCVVWGSPVGTEDAYRHTLLGSSRVATFRTFANCITAVGAYLDHHRFTAGYRSPFDEAPRSPSPSFRKAQALMRPGQQLSEHAAKQLLRAYGIRVPREQLVTSAAAAVRAAGLVGYPVVMKASGPQLAHKTELGLVKVGLTSASQIRDAYRELTDIARYEGIALDGVLVCQMVEPGVEMVVGVTHDSLFGPTVTVGLGGVLVEVLRDAAVRVPPFGEDQAKTMLSELRGRALLDGVRGAPPADVDALVEVVLRVQRMALELGDDLAELDINPLMVLPRGQGAVALDALAVCR, encoded by the coding sequence ATGCTTGGATCGACTCACGGCACCTTCACCACCGACCCCCGCCGCGCGCATGTTGTGGCCTGCGGCGAACTCCCACCCCCCGCCGTCCACGGCAGGGCCGCCACGGCGGACGACCTGGACGTCAGCGGCCGACCGCTGCACTCCGACGTACCCGACCTCGATCGCTTCTTCCGGCCCGAGTCCGTCGCCGTCATCGGCGCGTCGGACGCCGAGGGCCGCCCCAACACCGGCATCACCCGGCAGCTGATCGCCTGGTCCGAGCGGGTCGGCGCGCGACTGCATCCCGTGCACCCCACCCGTCAGTCCGTCTTCGGCATCCCCTGCTTCCCCTCCGTCGCGGACCTGCCCGAACAGGTCGATCTGGCCGTGCTGTTGGTCGGCGACCCGGGGCCCGTGATCGAGCAGCTCGCCGAGGAGAAGGTGCGCTTCGCCGTCGCCTTCGCCTCCGGGTTCGCCGAGACCGGCGAGGCAGGCGCGGCCGCCCAGGCCAGGCTCGCCGCGGCCGTAGGACGCTCCGGGCTCAGGCTGCTCGGGCCGAACACCAACCTCAACGCCTTCGAGAGGTTCCGCGACGACCTCGAAGGCCCCGCCATCGCGCTGATCACCCAGTCCGGGCACCAGGGCCGCCCCGTCTTCACCATGCAGGAACTCGGCGTCCGCCTCTCGCACTGGGCGCCCACCGGCAACGAGGCCGACCTGGAGACCGCCGACTTCATCTCCTACTTCGCCGAGCGCCCCGAGGTCGGCGCCATCGCCTGCTACGTGGAGGGCCTCAAGGACGGCCGCTCGTTCCTGCTCGCCGCCGACCGGGCGGCCCGGCGCGGGGTGCCCGTCGTCGCCGTCAAGGTGGGCCGCACCGAGACCGGCGCCCGCATGGCCGCCTCACACACCGGCAAACTGACCGGCGCCGACGCGGTGGTGGACGCGGCGATGCGGCAGTTCGGCGTGATCCGCGTGGACGGGCTCGATGAACTCCAGGACACCTCCGCCCTGTTGGCGAGGGCGCGCAGGCCGAGCGCCGACGGCGTCGTCGTCTATTCGATCTCGGGCGGCACGGGCGCGCACTTCTCCGACCTGGCGAGCGAGCGCGGGCTGCGGCTTCCCACGCTCTCCGCCGCCAAGCAGGCGGAACTGCACCAGTGGATACCGGAGTACCTGAACGTCGCCAACCCCGTCGACAACGGCGGCCACCCGGTCGGCGACTGGCGCGGCCGCAAGATCATCGACGCCATCCTCGACGACCCTGAGGTGGGGGTGCTGATCTGTCCGATCACCGGCCCCTTCCCGCCGATGAGCGACAAGCTCGCGCAGGACCTGGTGGACGCGGCGGAGCAGACGGACAAGCTGGTGTGCGTGGTGTGGGGCTCGCCGGTCGGCACCGAGGACGCCTACCGCCACACGCTGCTCGGCTCCTCGCGCGTCGCCACCTTCCGCACGTTCGCCAACTGCATCACGGCGGTGGGCGCCTATCTCGACCACCACCGCTTCACGGCCGGCTACCGCTCGCCCTTCGACGAGGCGCCGCGCTCCCCCTCGCCCTCCTTCCGCAAGGCCCAGGCCCTGATGCGGCCCGGCCAGCAGCTCAGCGAGCACGCGGCGAAGCAGCTGCTGCGCGCGTACGGGATTCGCGTACCGCGCGAGCAGTTGGTGACCAGCGCGGCGGCGGCCGTCCGCGCGGCCGGGCTCGTCGGCTACCCCGTCGTCATGAAGGCGTCCGGCCCGCAGCTCGCGCACAAGACCGAACTGGGCCTGGTGAAGGTCGGGTTGACCTCGGCGAGCCAGATCCGCGACGCCTACCGGGAGCTCACCGACATCGCCCGCTACGAGGGCATCGCGCTGGACGGCGTACTGGTCTGCCAGATGGTCGAGCCGGGGGTCGAGATGGTCGTCGGCGTCACCCACGACTCCCTGTTCGGCCCGACGGTGACCGTCGGGCTCGGCGGCGTGCTCGTCGAGGTCCTCAGGGACGCGGCCGTGCGCGTGCCGCCCTTCGGGGAGGACCAGGCGAAGACGATGCTGTCCGAACTGCGGGGGCGCGCCCTGCTCGACGGGGTCAGGGGGGCGCCGCCCGCCGATGTCGACGCGCTCGTCGAAGTCGTCCTGCGGGTGCAGCGGATGGCCCTGGAACTGGGCGACGACCTCGCCGAACTCGACATCAACCCCTTGATGGTGCTGCCCCGCGGGCAGGGCGCCGTGGCGCTCGACGCGCTCGCCGTCTGCCGCTGA
- a CDS encoding flavin-containing monooxygenase, whose amino-acid sequence MADSTPPLTTQQDRPVYVIGGGPGGLSVAAALRARGVRAVVLEKSERVGASWRGHYDRLRLHTTRRLSSLPGLAIPRSFGRWVARDNVVRYLEKYAEYHRLDVVTGVEVTGLERAPDGTGWLLHATGGRQLTGSAVVVATGYNHTPHLPDWPGLDTYSGELLHASAYRNPAPFAGKDVLVVGVGNTGAEIAVDLVEGGASRVRLAVRTAPHIVRRATAGWPAQRTGILCRRLPVALVDRLSGPLARISVPDLSAKGLPRPATGLYSRVNEGAIPVQDVGLIDAVRAGRVEPVAAVESFEDGKVALADGTLIAPEAVIAATGYRRALEDLVGDLTPLDPRGRPTTHGPHTLRQTPDLYFTGFTNPISGMLRELSRDAEKIAKAIARRHG is encoded by the coding sequence ATGGCCGACTCGACACCTCCGCTAACGACCCAGCAGGACCGCCCCGTCTACGTCATCGGCGGCGGTCCCGGCGGGCTCTCCGTGGCGGCGGCCCTGCGCGCACGAGGCGTACGCGCGGTCGTCCTGGAGAAGTCCGAACGCGTCGGCGCCTCCTGGCGCGGCCACTACGACCGCCTCCGGCTGCATACGACACGTCGACTCTCCAGCCTGCCGGGACTGGCCATTCCCCGGTCGTTCGGCCGCTGGGTGGCACGTGACAACGTGGTCCGCTACCTGGAGAAGTACGCCGAGTACCACCGCCTCGACGTCGTCACCGGCGTCGAGGTGACCGGCCTCGAGCGTGCGCCCGACGGCACCGGCTGGCTCCTGCACGCCACCGGCGGGCGGCAGTTGACGGGCAGCGCGGTCGTCGTCGCCACCGGCTACAACCACACCCCGCACCTCCCCGACTGGCCCGGCCTCGACACGTACTCCGGCGAACTCCTGCACGCGAGCGCCTATCGCAACCCCGCCCCCTTCGCGGGCAAGGACGTCCTGGTCGTCGGCGTCGGCAACACCGGCGCCGAGATCGCCGTCGACCTCGTCGAGGGCGGCGCGTCCCGGGTGCGGCTCGCGGTGCGCACGGCGCCGCACATCGTGCGCAGGGCCACGGCCGGGTGGCCCGCGCAGCGCACGGGCATCCTGTGCCGACGGCTCCCGGTCGCCCTGGTCGACCGCCTGTCGGGCCCGCTCGCCAGGATCAGCGTCCCCGACTTGTCGGCCAAGGGTCTGCCCCGCCCCGCCACGGGCCTGTACTCGCGGGTCAACGAGGGGGCGATCCCGGTCCAGGACGTGGGCCTGATCGACGCCGTGCGCGCGGGGCGCGTCGAGCCGGTCGCCGCGGTGGAGTCCTTCGAGGACGGCAAGGTCGCCCTCGCCGACGGCACCCTGATCGCCCCGGAGGCCGTCATCGCCGCGACGGGCTACCGTCGCGCCCTGGAAGACCTGGTCGGCGACCTCACCCCCCTGGACCCCCGAGGCCGTCCCACCACCCACGGCCCCCACACCCTCCGCCAGACCCCCGACCTCTACTTCACCGGCTTCACCAACCCCATCAGCGGAATGCTCCGCGAACTCTCCCGAGACGCGGAGAAGATCGCGAAGGCGATAGCGCGCCGCCACGGATAG
- a CDS encoding DoxX family membrane protein: MDSIWLTGAEWLAVLRIGLGLWWLESWRHKDKKGWFERGTGIAWASDVAAKHKWNAVRSGFDTVVAPRPKTMAYVVVYAELALGLGLIVGLLTPIALLGGLLLNLLYLVLMIHDWAEQGQNAMMALASLVALFAMSWQSWSLDNAIGLF, translated from the coding sequence ATGGACTCGATCTGGCTCACCGGCGCCGAATGGCTCGCCGTGCTCCGCATAGGCCTCGGTCTGTGGTGGCTGGAGAGCTGGCGCCACAAGGACAAGAAAGGCTGGTTCGAGCGGGGTACGGGCATCGCGTGGGCGTCCGACGTGGCCGCCAAGCACAAGTGGAACGCGGTCCGCAGCGGCTTCGACACGGTCGTCGCGCCCCGGCCGAAGACGATGGCGTACGTCGTCGTCTATGCCGAACTCGCCCTCGGGCTAGGCCTGATCGTCGGCCTCCTCACCCCGATCGCGCTGCTCGGCGGCCTGCTCCTCAACCTCCTCTACCTCGTCCTGATGATCCACGACTGGGCCGAGCAGGGGCAGAACGCGATGATGGCGCTCGCCTCGCTCGTCGCCCTCTTCGCCATGTCCTGGCAGAGCTGGTCGCTCGACAACGCGATCGGACTCTTCTGA
- a CDS encoding Zn-ribbon domain-containing OB-fold protein: MGGGMGGGVSGGMSGGAGGVRFDLPEADAFTRPYWDAAAEGRLLIRRCGACGAAHHYPREFCPHCWSEDVTWERASGRATLYTWSVVHRNDLPPFGSRVPYVAAVVDLAEGPRMMTEIVGCAEGAGEREGEGRSQGGGELRMGMALEVGFREVGEFVVPVFGPAGRG, from the coding sequence ATGGGCGGCGGCATGGGCGGCGGCGTGAGCGGCGGCATGAGCGGTGGGGCGGGCGGCGTGCGGTTCGACCTTCCGGAGGCCGATGCCTTCACCCGCCCCTACTGGGACGCGGCGGCGGAGGGGCGGCTCCTGATCCGCCGCTGCGGGGCGTGCGGCGCCGCGCACCACTATCCGCGCGAGTTCTGCCCGCACTGCTGGAGCGAGGACGTCACCTGGGAGCGGGCGAGCGGCCGGGCCACGCTCTACACGTGGTCGGTGGTGCACCGCAACGACCTGCCCCCCTTCGGCAGCCGCGTCCCCTACGTCGCCGCGGTCGTCGATCTCGCCGAGGGCCCGCGCATGATGACGGAGATCGTCGGCTGTGCGGAGGGGGCGGGGGAGAGGGAGGGGGAAGGCCGGTCGCAGGGGGGAGGAGAGCTGCGGATGGGGATGGCTTTGGAGGTGGGGTTCCGGGAGGTCGGGGAGTTCGTGGTGCCGGTGTTCGGGCCCGCGGGGCGCGGGTAG
- a CDS encoding GNAT family N-acetyltransferase, with translation MPSEPHHAWQLTTDLDGFLARAEEFLHSAPAPHTVLLSVTETLRVRGLQVYGEGAPLFGTYADADADADGDVRGAFVWTPPHRLSLSPLAPEAAEDLARQLADVSPDLPGVAADVATGEAFVRAWQKHTGASASAGIHQRLYRLGTLTPPEPAPPGRARVATGADRELLSRWHQEFGEAVGERPAMNPGEWTDSRLTYGGITLWETPDGTPAAMAGVTRRTAGQVRVAPVYTPAALRGRGYGGAATVAVSRAALDAGASDVLLFTDLDNPTSNSLYQRIGYRPVRDYTQYDFAY, from the coding sequence ATGCCCTCCGAACCGCACCACGCCTGGCAGTTGACCACCGACCTCGACGGTTTTCTCGCGCGCGCCGAAGAGTTCCTGCACTCCGCGCCCGCCCCGCACACCGTCCTGCTCAGCGTCACGGAAACCCTGCGTGTGCGGGGGCTCCAGGTGTACGGGGAGGGGGCGCCGCTCTTCGGTACGTACGCCGATGCCGATGCCGATGCCGACGGCGACGTCCGCGGCGCCTTCGTGTGGACCCCTCCGCACCGCCTCTCCCTCAGCCCGCTCGCCCCCGAGGCCGCCGAGGATCTCGCCCGGCAGCTCGCCGACGTCAGCCCGGACCTGCCGGGAGTCGCCGCCGATGTCGCCACCGGGGAGGCGTTCGTCCGGGCCTGGCAGAAGCACACCGGGGCCTCCGCGTCGGCCGGAATCCACCAGCGTCTGTACCGGCTCGGCACCCTCACCCCGCCCGAGCCCGCACCCCCCGGCCGCGCCCGCGTCGCCACCGGGGCGGACCGGGAGCTCCTGTCGCGCTGGCACCAGGAGTTCGGCGAGGCGGTCGGCGAGCGCCCGGCGATGAACCCCGGCGAGTGGACGGACTCCCGCCTCACCTACGGAGGCATCACCCTCTGGGAGACCCCCGACGGCACCCCCGCCGCGATGGCCGGTGTCACCCGCCGCACCGCGGGCCAGGTCCGCGTCGCCCCCGTCTACACCCCGGCGGCCCTGCGAGGCCGTGGCTACGGGGGCGCGGCCACGGTGGCGGTCAGCCGCGCCGCCCTCGACGCGGGCGCGTCCGACGTCCTGCTCTTCACCGACCTCGACAACCCGACGAGCAACAGCCTCTACCAACGCATCGGCTACCGGCCCGTCCGCGACTACACCCAGTACGACTTCGCCTACTAG
- a CDS encoding EF-Tu/IF-2/RF-3 family GTPase, which produces MDAPGKPFLMRVEDVFRRNQGRIVMLTGRIERGRVRKGDEVEIVGFGGDAIVTVGDIEACRRYVDEASTGMNVGLLIRGAAAGAVERGQALAAPGSISEHTRFAADISLLSEEHGAAEVRTGERLHCYIGTAVVTGDVTLSRESDTLHPLHRGDVTITLDRPVALEHGQSFTFRHLGRAAGSGDVTLLLD; this is translated from the coding sequence ATGGACGCACCGGGCAAGCCGTTCCTGATGCGCGTCGAGGATGTCTTCCGCCGGAACCAGGGCAGGATCGTCATGCTGACGGGCCGGATCGAGCGCGGGCGGGTTCGCAAGGGCGACGAGGTGGAGATCGTCGGCTTCGGCGGCGACGCCATCGTCACCGTAGGAGACATCGAAGCTTGCCGTCGGTACGTCGACGAGGCGAGTACGGGCATGAATGTGGGCCTGTTGATACGTGGGGCGGCGGCCGGTGCGGTTGAGCGAGGGCAGGCGCTGGCGGCACCTGGCTCCATCAGCGAACACACCCGTTTCGCCGCGGACATATCGCTGCTGTCCGAGGAACACGGCGCTGCTGAAGTACGCACTGGTGAGCGGCTCCACTGCTACATCGGCACCGCTGTAGTAACGGGTGACGTGACGCTCAGCCGGGAATCGGACACCTTGCATCCGCTCCACAGGGGCGATGTGACGATCACACTTGACCGGCCCGTCGCTCTGGAGCACGGCCAGTCCTTCACTTTCCGGCACCTCGGACGGGCTGCCGGCTCGGGGGATGTGACGCTCCTACTCGACTGA
- a CDS encoding Imm63 family immunity protein, whose amino-acid sequence MTITVEGVRAAVHDMSAKLYDGQRRDLVGFTIRDGSYPWIEVHDGVIHWTLMERGVKFGPTTTEDLHEAMHWVALDATRSMAMYWELGQRDRWPEDRDTRIGWNAKQVGLLRLLDDQWAEEYRAEIPERCPGVRLEDVDAHPLDGWVAIEAADESFLARRWRKLRDKLREPY is encoded by the coding sequence ATGACGATAACGGTCGAGGGTGTGCGGGCCGCGGTGCACGACATGTCCGCGAAGCTCTACGACGGGCAGAGGCGCGACCTGGTCGGGTTCACCATCCGCGACGGCTCCTACCCCTGGATCGAGGTCCACGACGGCGTCATCCACTGGACCCTGATGGAGCGCGGCGTGAAATTCGGCCCCACCACCACCGAGGACCTGCACGAGGCCATGCACTGGGTCGCCCTCGACGCCACCAGGTCCATGGCCATGTACTGGGAGCTGGGCCAGCGGGACAGGTGGCCCGAGGACCGGGACACTCGGATCGGCTGGAACGCCAAGCAGGTCGGACTCCTGCGCCTCCTCGACGATCAGTGGGCCGAGGAGTACCGGGCGGAGATCCCCGAGCGATGCCCGGGGGTCCGGCTGGAGGACGTGGACGCCCACCCCCTCGACGGCTGGGTCGCGATCGAAGCCGCCGACGAGTCCTTCCTCGCCCGGCGCTGGCGCAAGCTCCGCGACAAGCTCCGCGAACCCTACTGA
- a CDS encoding pyridoxine/pyridoxamine 5'-phosphate oxidase, whose protein sequence is MTSSGAQPSPPHPSPPSPASPTSPTSPTSPTSPTSPTEFQRLLRAQRVWDIDLPAFDPAEAPANPLPLFHEWFAEAVAAGQAEPHTMGLATVDETGLPDVRTVMLHDADDRGWHFASHATSAKGRQLAARPEAALHFYWPAQARQIRVRGRVAEAPHHEGIADLHARSTGALAAALVGHQSEVLSSSDELARASTGAWERAAAEPDADAASWTLYVLDPVEVEYFQGDVRRRHVRLRYRRNGEASERADWVRELLWP, encoded by the coding sequence ATGACTTCATCCGGCGCACAGCCCTCTCCTCCCCACCCATCCCCTCCCTCCCCTGCATCCCCCACCTCCCCCACCTCCCCCACCTCCCCCACCTCCCCCACCTCCCCCACAGAGTTTCAGCGCCTCCTGCGGGCGCAGCGGGTCTGGGACATCGACCTGCCCGCCTTCGACCCGGCGGAGGCACCGGCAAACCCGCTGCCCCTCTTCCACGAGTGGTTCGCGGAGGCCGTGGCCGCCGGGCAGGCCGAGCCGCACACCATGGGCCTGGCGACGGTGGACGAGACGGGCCTGCCCGACGTACGCACGGTGATGCTGCACGACGCCGACGACCGCGGCTGGCACTTCGCCTCACACGCGACCAGCGCGAAGGGCCGCCAGCTCGCCGCCCGCCCGGAGGCCGCCCTGCACTTCTACTGGCCCGCGCAGGCCCGCCAGATCCGCGTCCGTGGCCGGGTCGCCGAGGCCCCGCACCACGAGGGCATCGCGGATCTGCACGCCCGCTCGACCGGCGCCCTCGCGGCGGCGCTCGTGGGACACCAGAGCGAAGTCCTCAGCTCCTCGGACGAGTTGGCGCGGGCATCGACGGGCGCCTGGGAGCGGGCGGCGGCCGAGCCGGACGCGGACGCGGCGTCGTGGACGCTGTACGTGCTCGACCCGGTCGAGGTGGAGTACTTCCAGGGGGACGTGCGACGACGACATGTGCGACTGCGCTACCGACGGAACGGCGAGGCCTCCGAACGCGCCGACTGGGTGCGCGAGTTGCTGTGGCCTTAG